The window CCTTTTGAAGACGGCGATGGAATTGAGAAAAGAAATCATAAAGGCAGGGCCAAGGGCGGATCAGGTGTTTTTCGACCCAGACAACCCTGCGAGCATCTCTTTTTGGGTGAACGTACCGCTCGCCGGAGAAAATTACAACTTTCAAAACTATCGCTACACCATCGTGTTCAGAAGGCCCAATATCGAACTTCAGATTTATCAAGAAGTTTCAAAAGAATGGATTCTCGAAAAAACAAAAATTCTTGCAACGGATATTTCCACCTGTACATTTTTTGCTAGCCCTGGTACGATCTCTTTCACTATAGGAAAAGAAAAGAACAGCATCGAAAGAACTTACTTCATGAGCATTGCTCTTCCAAATCTGGAGTGAGGTGATTCTCATGAGGAGCGGTTCGATCCTTGTAACAACTGTTGTGATTCTGATAATTGTTTCTGTTCTGGGAACGTCTGTATTTCTTGCGTTCAGGCATTACTCTGAAAATGTGCAACTGACCGCCCAAAAACTTGAAGCCACTTACAGAGCCTCCAACATTCTGAACCTGGGAGTTGCCTGTT is drawn from Thermotoga sp. and contains these coding sequences:
- a CDS encoding type II secretion system protein J, yielding MRRGFTILEMLITMAVVLIAVLLILGLAARAMVISTQSLTTIELADDLLKTAMELRKEIIKAGPRADQVFFDPDNPASISFWVNVPLAGENYNFQNYRYTIVFRRPNIELQIYQEVSKEWILEKTKILATDISTCTFFASPGTISFTIGKEKNSIERTYFMSIALPNLE